The genome window agccccaaGCACCTGCGAGGCGCTTAAAAGTCGGCTGCGTGActacgcagcttagagggaacttagatgCCGACCCCCATCCCATTGGCCCCCCTGGGTGCCCCTAACATCCGGCTGCTCCCCCCCTCTCTCGGGCAGGTGGGAAGCGCCGGTTCAGCCGGGCCGGTGCCAAGGGGTTCAACGCCAACCGGCGCCGGAGCCGGGCCGTGCTCTATCATCTCTCTGGACACCTGCAGAAACAGGGCAGGAGCAAACACAAGCTCAACAaggtgcatggggggggggctgggctgtgagtggggggttggggaggagacCCCGAGTTGGGGCTGGCGGAGGGGGTTCCCTGAGGGAGGGAGCTGCCTGGGTTGggaagcctggggagggggctggcaatGGGGATTTCCTGGTTCGGGGGGGCTGCCTGGGTCAAACAGGGCCTGGGGAGGGCGGGAGGGTCCAGGGGGGCAGGCTGGTGGGGGGggttccctgggggaggggctgaccCCGGGGCTGACCCCACCCCCTCGCCCAGGGCATGTTCGGAGACAAGCCCTCGCTCCCCGAGTACAAGGTGGCCGCGATCCGCAAGTCGCccttcatcctcctgcattacgGCGCCTTCAAGGCCGGCTGGGACGGGCTCATCCTGCTGGCCACGCTCTACGTGGCCGTGACGGTGCCCTACAGCGTCTGTGTCGGGGCCGGCTCCGACGAGGGGCTCACGGCCGGCCGCGGCCCCCCCAGCGTCTGCGACCTGTGCGTGGAGATCCTCTTCATCCTGGGTAAGGACCCTGGGTGCCACCCCCTGCCCGGCTACCCCAGTGCCCGCTCTGCCCGcgctcctcactcccgacctgcagccccctgcccggcTACCCCAGTGCCCGCTCTGCCCGcgctcctcactcccgacccgcagccccctgcccggcTACCCCAGTGCCCGCTCTGCCCGcgctcctcactcccgacccgcagccccctgcccggcTACCCCAGTGCCCGCTCTGCCCGcgctcctcactcccgacccgcagccccctgcccggcTACCCCAGTGCCCGCTCTGCCCGcgctcctcactcccgacccgcagccccctgcccggcTACCCCAGTGCCCGCTCTGCCCGcgctcctcactcccgacccgcagccccctgcccggcTACCCCAGTGCCCGCTCTGCCCGcgctcctcactcccgacccgcagccccctgcccggcTACCCCAGTGCCCGCTCTGCCCGcgctcctcactcccgacctgcagccccctgcccggcTACCCCAGTGCCCGCTCTGCCCGcgctcctcactcccgacccgcagccccctgcccggcTACCCCAGTGCCCGCTCTGCCCGcgctcctcactcccgacccgcagccccctgcctggCTACCCCAGTGCCTGCTCTGCCCGcgctcctcactcccgacccgcagccccctgccgccccagccctggctctttGCTTGGTGCGGCTCGCAGGGCAGCCCTTTCTCCAGCCAGGACCCCTCCTGCCCACGGGGGCTGCGCTGAGGCCGTTGAGCTCAGTTCACTGGTGACGGTGCCCCCCTACGTTAACCCCGCGGGCGCTGTGCTCCCTGCAGACATCGTGCTCAATTTCCGCACCACCTTCGTCAGCAAGTCGGGGCAGGTGGTGTTCGACCCGCACGCCATCTTCCTGCACTACCTCACCAGCTGGTTCCTGCTCGACCTGGTGGCCGCCCTGCCCTTCGACCTgctctctgccttcaaggtcaaCGTGGTGAGTCAGCCCCGGGGCGGGCACCCagccggggaggggagggcccCGGGGCTGACGTCACAgtccccggggcggggggagctccCAAGGGGAAGCCTGGAACCCCCAAGCGCCAGCAAAGTCTGGAGCAGGCACAGCCAGGAATTTAGCTCCCCTGGGACTGAGTcagccccccctccagcccccaccaaCCTCCCCCTTGGTCCCCCCCAGCTCCGGCCCCATATCGGCCTCTGCCGGCCTCAGCCCTTCCCTGCTGGGTGGCTGTGGGAGCCCCCTGCAGTGCCCTGCCCCACCACCAGGGCAGCGCAGGCTGGGACTCCCCGCGCTCTCTCCCCGCAGTATTTCGGGGCTCACCTGCTGAAGACGGTGCGGCTGCTGCGGCTGCTGCGGCTGCTGCCCAACCTGGACCGGTACTCGCAGTACAGCGCCCTGGTGCTGACGCTGCTCATGATCGTCTTCGCCCTGCTGGCCCACTGGGTCGCCTGCGTCTGGTTCTTCATCGGCCAGCTGGAGATCGAGAGCAGCCGCGCGGAGCTGCCGGAGATCGGTAGGTGGGGCACGCGCGTGTGCACGGGGCACCCCGTGCATGCTCCAGCACGTGCACCTGCCGCGCTGCACCACGTGTGCGATTGCACGCCCAGTCACAACAGGCGTGCTCCTGGCGCTCTGCACCACGTGTGTGCGATTGCACGCCCAGTCACAACAGGTGTGCACCTGCCGCTCTGCATCACGTGTGTGCGATTGGACGCCCAGTCACAACAGATGTGCACTCACTGCTCTGCACCACGTGTGTGTGATTGCACGCCCAGTCACAACAGGTGTGCACCTGCTGCTCTGCACCATGTGTGTGTGATTGCACACCCAGTCACAACAGATGTGCTCCCGCCACTCTGCACCATGTGTGCAATTGCATGCCCAGTCACAACAGGCATGCACTCGCTGCTCTGCACCACACGTGCAATCACACACCCAGTCACAAGAGTAGTGCACCCGCTGCTCTGCACCACATGTGTGCAATTGCACACCCAGTCACAACAGGAGTGCACCTGCTCTGCACCACGTGTGTACACAGGGCACACCCCAAGACGTGCACCTGCCACTCTGCACCACACACATGCGATTGCACACCCAGTCACAACATGTGCACTTGCTGCTCTTTGCTACACACGTGCGATTGCACACTCAATCACAATAGGTATacacctgctgctctgcatgACACGTGTGTGATCGCACACCCACTCACAACACGTGTGCACCTGCCTCTGTGACCCATGTGCCACACGGGGGAGCATGCAGACAGACGTGTGCCCATACGTACACCCCCAGCACGCCCCGCTGTCTCTGACGTCTCCCCCCCGGGCTGGGAGCGGCCTTGGCCGCACACACAGTCTCATGGTGCCTGGGCCCTCCAGCCCGCACGTGCCCCACGTGCTGTCATCCCGTGCCCGCGGGCGCACACGGGTATGGTTTGGCAAGCGTGTCGTGGCCTCCGTCTGTGCCCCCACGCTCTCGGGGTATCACCAGCCCCCAGGCGCACACGCAAGGCGTCCCGGTTGGAAACAACCCCCGCCTGAGGGTGTCAGTTTGCACACATGTGTGCCCCCGCAGACACGCGTACACAAATGCACACACTCTGAGGTGCCCCTACTAAGCcgatccctgccccaggctgccgTCCCCCGCCGGCCAGCCCGCCCCTGCCCCGGGCTCGCTCACACCTTGGGTCAGGCCTCCCTCTGGGCACTGCCGGACGCCCTGGCTGGGTCCCAGCcggccccaggccctgccccagctcgtcCCAGCTGCTCTTGCTCCGCCCCGGGGGGGCTTTGAcccatctctgccccccaggttggctccaggagctggctCGGCGCCTCGAGACCCCCTACTACCTGGCGAGGAAGAGCTGCAGGTCCCCTGCCAACAGGACGGGCCCGGGGGGGCCCCCCGGAGCCAACTGCAGCCTCActgggaacagctgggagctgctgggggggccCTCGCTGCGCAGTTCCTACCTCACCTCGCTCTACTTCGCCCTCAGCAGCCTGACCAGCGTCGGCTTCGGCAACGTCTCGGCCAACACCGACACCGAGAAAATCTTCTCCATCtgcaccatgctcatcgggggtgagggggggcaccaggggagttggggggggtgtTGCAGGACATTGGGTGAGGAGGGGCACCGGGGAGCAGAGCTCTGGGGGGGAGGCAGacacagggcagggggcagggctttgAGGCCAGGGTGAGGGGCACCAGGATGCAGGGAGGCATGCTGCCAGAGGTGTGAGTGGGCAGAGGGAGGCCTGGCGGGGAGGGGAACCAGGGCATGGAGGGTGCCCGGGGGGGTTAGGTGGGGGGAGTCACTGGGGGGGGTGACCAGCAGGGGAGGATCAGGCTGCCCCCCGCATCTCTGTACCAGGACCCCAGTGACCCCGTCTCCTGGGCATTTTGCATCCTGGCCTCCTAACAAGGGGTGGGGCTCGGGGAGCCCTGGGGGGGACGCTCGGGGGGATgtagcccccacccccaaccgcctgtgcccaccccatccccagtcTCACCCGGGTGCTGGATACAGCGACGGGCAGTTGCCATGGAGACGGGTGAGCGCCTGTCGGGTgagggggcgggcgggcgggggctTCGCCCACAGAAGCTGCCAAGGGGGATCACTAGCCGCAgggggccccctccccctcccggcaccccctgctctgcccccatgcGCAActaatgcccctcactcccgaccgcagcccctgctagcccagccctgccccccgccccagctctgccggtgcccctcactcccgacccgcaggccCCCTGAGTGGGTCTCCACAAAGCGCTCGGGTGGGAGCGATCGGGTCAGTCTGGCTCCACGTTACCTGGAGCCTGCCTGGGCCCCCTCCTTCCAAAGCGGCCCCAGGAGTCCAGGCTGCCCTCCCCCGGCCAGGCCTGACCCCGGTCCTGCGCTCCCCGCAGCGCTGATGCACGCCGTGGTGTTCGGGAACGTGACGGCCATCATCCAGCGCATGTACGCCCGGCGCTTCCTCTACCACAGCCGCACCCGCGACCTGCGGGATTTCATCCGCATCCACCGCATCCCCAAGGTGCTCAAGCAGCGCATGCTGGAGTATTTCCAGACCAGCTGGGCCCTGCACAACGGCATCGACACCCACGAGGTGAGCCCGCCCCAGCCGGGGGCTCCCTAGGGGGTTGGCCTAGAGCGAGGGGGGAAGTCGGGCCaccagggagcagcctgttttgtctctaCTGGGGTTGGGGCCGTGCGGGTGTGTTTTCGCTCTGCCGGCTCTGGGGGCCCCTCCCGGgcccgctgggggggggggcttgcggggggggggcctggtgtgtgtgggaggggctgggccaCCCGAGCGGGAGCCGGGGTCGTTaattctgctccccccccccggccccgcccagCTGCTGCGGAGCCTGCCGGACGAGCTGCAGGCCGACATCGCCATGCACCTGAacaaggagctgctgcagctgccgGTGTTCGAGGCGGCGAGCCGGGGCTGCCTGCGCGCCCTCTCGCTCAGCATCAGGCCGGCGTTCTGCACCCCGGGCGAGTTCCTCATCCGCCAGGGCGACGCGCTGCAGGCCCTCTACTTCGTGGGCTCGGGCTCCATGGAGGTGCTGAGGGACGACACCGTCCTGGCCATCCTAGGTCTGCGCCCtgcctgggcggggggggggggggggatcaggcAGGGAAGGGCCCCCCCCCAATCACTTGGTCACGGTGCCGGCTAagccaaatgcttcactgaggatgtgcccctcactcccgacctgcagccccctgctctgggctccccccagcactgccggtgcccctcactcccgacccgcagccccctgctctgggctccccccagcactgccggtgcccctcactcccgacccgcagccccctgctagcccagctctgccctcccagctctgccagtgcccctcactcccccccccagcccctgctaccccatcCCTGGGGGTCTCTGCTGGTTTTGAGGTACAGGGATggggctgagcccccccccaacctcagCGGGAGCAGAGGCAGAAGCTGTTCCCCCCCCGCCGGGCCCCAGATGGCCTGTAACGCCCGGAGGGGGGGCACTGGACCTGCTGCATCCGCTGGGCGTCAGCGACCCGCCCTTTGCTCCTAGGGAAGGGGGACCTGCTGGGCTGCGACCTCTCGGGCCAGGAGCGCGTGATCAAGGCCAACGCGGACGTCAAGGGCCTGACCTACTGCGACCTGCAGGGCCTGAGCCTGCGGGGGCTGGGCGAGAGCCTGGCGCTGTACCCCGAGTTCGCCCGCAAGTTCCGCCAGGAGATCCACACCGAGCTCAGCTACAACCTGGGCAGTGCCGGGCCCCAggtgaggggcggggccaggggcggggcctgACCCGCCCAGCAGGGAGCGCCCCCTAGTGCTTGGCTgggcacctggggcggggggttgtgcAGCCCCTGGTGCCCCAGTGCAGTGGGGTGGGCGGTGCTCGCCCCGACCAGCCGTGCAGGCCCCAGTGCAGTGCTGGTCTCGCCCCGCTCCAGGGCAGGGGTTGGCCTTGCTGCCTCCATGACCCCCTCACCCCGAGCTGATGCGGGGGGGGGctcctcccttcctgccccaacCTGTCACTTAACATTCCTTAAACTTAGTCAAACACCCCCCGATAAAAACAAAGGACCCAGCGGCAGGAGTGAAAAGGGAACCCAAGCAGAGGCCAGCAACAGACCAGGGGCTACCGCGTTTATTGCACCCAAGGCAGCATGtctgattacctgccctatgggcggGTGGAGTGTTTGTGCGTTCGGcacaaggagctcctggccctcagaccACGTACGGGCTTCGGAGACAAACGTGGTGgagctggaggagctgagggagacagagcGGGAcctagatgagactttccgggacacagtagagcggtcccacccccggtctgacagcctctgtgctgctcaggaggatgaaagcctcagggaaggagaacatccaactggagcagagggaaaggatcccatagttgggaccctcctcccGGATGACGTTGTGGtctcctcttgcactgaggacacctctccgggggagggcaCTCCAGTTATTGGCAAGAgacaggtgttagtaatgggggGTTCAATCATTAGACACCTAGGCAGCTGGGTTTGTGAGGACCGGGAGACCCGCATGGTGACCTGCCtacctggtgcgaaggttgcggctCTCTCAAGACATCGAGATAGACGTATGTGGCGTGCTGGGGAGGAGGCCGTGGGTGTGGTAcgtgtaggtaccaatgacagggaagggtaggagagacgccCTGGCGGCCAAATTTAGGTTGCCAGGTAAGAggttgaagtccaggacctccatggtacgttctctgagatgctcccagttccacgcacagggccagttagaacGGCAGGGTCTCAATgggtggatgagacgatggtgcagg of Natator depressus isolate rNatDep1 chromosome 20, rNatDep2.hap1, whole genome shotgun sequence contains these proteins:
- the KCNH3 gene encoding voltage-gated inwardly rectifying potassium channel KCNH3, yielding MPAAMRGLLAPQNTFLDTIATRFDGTHSNFVLGNAQVRSAFPVVYCSDGFCDLTGFSRAEVMQHCCACSFLYGPDTSELVRQQIRKALDERQEFKAELILYRKSGTPFWCLLDVVPIKNEKGEVALFLVSHKDITDSKSRPGAESWKEGGKRRFSRAGAKGFNANRRRSRAVLYHLSGHLQKQGRSKHKLNKGMFGDKPSLPEYKVAAIRKSPFILLHYGAFKAGWDGLILLATLYVAVTVPYSVCVGAGSDEGLTAGRGPPSVCDLCVEILFILDIVLNFRTTFVSKSGQVVFDPHAIFLHYLTSWFLLDLVAALPFDLLSAFKVNVYFGAHLLKTVRLLRLLRLLPNLDRYSQYSALVLTLLMIVFALLAHWVACVWFFIGQLEIESSRAELPEIGWLQELARRLETPYYLARKSCRSPANRTGPGGPPGANCSLTGNSWELLGGPSLRSSYLTSLYFALSSLTSVGFGNVSANTDTEKIFSICTMLIGALMHAVVFGNVTAIIQRMYARRFLYHSRTRDLRDFIRIHRIPKVLKQRMLEYFQTSWALHNGIDTHELLRSLPDELQADIAMHLNKELLQLPVFEAASRGCLRALSLSIRPAFCTPGEFLIRQGDALQALYFVGSGSMEVLRDDTVLAILGKGDLLGCDLSGQERVIKANADVKGLTYCDLQGLSLRGLGESLALYPEFARKFRQEIHTELSYNLGSAGPQADTSSLNSANPLLEDKAAEDAPVPPPRSSASPAQEPLEAPSSPQRPPGCPPSAVGAKLLSPRRGILPQTRRLPPAAGPQALQLHGLPWMGPPDLSPRVVDGIEEDACGSDKSMFSFQVGPSGPDCSSPSPGPDSGLLATPLGPAELTGADAIEKLRQAVAELSGQVLQMREGLQSLRQALQLFLLSQPPAPLARPEGTASYTASAFPGATLLQPLRVETGIPAFFLHSSAPGPCLNAACPRARPAPPWAWGPPASHSSPWPGAPRTAAGGTDAELGASAAPAPAEPGSTWPAAGPRDPTAPTAAPASPAPHGLPTAETDPQGPPAPAAFPRPWDPPGLEMMLLGAPGAPCWPREDGTGM